The region GCATCAGCGCGGCCTGCGCCGCGGTGCCTGCCTGGCCGTGCCACTGCCCTGCCAGCGCGCCGGCGACCGACTCGACGTGGGCGATGACGCCCTTGAGTTCACCGGAGATCCGTTCGAAATTCGCTGCCTCCTTGGCGAGGACAGCGGCATCTGTATTCATCTGTGCCATCTGGATAATTTCCTTTTCTTCTGCGTGTCCTCACCAAAACCAATGGCGAGTCTTTCCGACCCCTTGGCCGGGAAGTCTTCGGTTACCAGTCGTCTTCTTCGTCTTCGGCCAGGTCGTAA is a window of Mycobacterium sp. 3519A DNA encoding:
- a CDS encoding WXG100 family type VII secretion target, which produces MAQMNTDAAVLAKEAANFERISGELKGVIAHVESVAGALAGQWHGQAGTAAQAALMRFHEAAARQVQELNDISANIHTSGVQYTSTDEDQHATLTNAMNL